From the Coffea eugenioides isolate CCC68of chromosome 1, Ceug_1.0, whole genome shotgun sequence genome, the window tttcttttttaaaaaaataaataaaatcaaggaTTAGACATATTTTCAGCAACCCAAGGGCCTGGCCTGGCATTAGCGTGAACTGAAGCACTAGCTGCAACaatataattaactaaaacCGAGGAAGAAGCATGTGGCTCCCTTTATAAATTGgattaaattacatataacccTTTATAAATTGGGTAAATTACGTAACTCTCTTAGTGGCTCTACCATCTCTCATACCACCGGCAACCCACGGTCCCAatctaaatttgaaaaataaataaatacatcGGTTCTCACCAAAACTTTGACGAAAGCCTCCTCCCATCTGCCCGCCTCCATCTTTATAATCTGATAGCAAAAGGCATCCTAGCAAGCTACATACATACAAGGAAATCACCAATCTGATATCAACAAAGCATCCTAGCAATTAAGCCCCCAtacaaggaaaggaaaatggccGACGCCGTCATTAGTGCCACTATTCAGGTTGCCTTGGAGACGGCAGCATCTCTTGCCACTGACAGGATTGGTATGTTGTGTGGCTTCAAGAAGGATGTGGCCAGCATGACTCGAACTCTTAGCTTTATCAATGCTCTCTTGGCTGATGCTGAGGAAAGGCAACAAAACCAGGACCGGGGAGTCCAAGAATGGTTGAAGAGTCTGGAGGAAGTTGCTTATGATGCTGGCAATGTGTTGGATGAGCTCAACTACGAATCTCTTCGTTGCAAGGTGGAGTCCCGGAACCAACTCAAGAGCAAGGTATGTTGCTTCTTCTCCTGCTCTAACTCCGTTGGTTTCCGTTGGAGAATGGCTTCTAAGGTCAGGGACATCAAGCTTAAGCTGAATGAGATCAATCAAGAAGCCGATGGATTGGGACTGATCGGCAGGGCAGTCATGACAGCTGCCCTCCCTGCTGCTGCTGATGCTGGAGACAGAAGAAATCGGCAGACCGACTCGGTTGCTGTTCCAATGACTGGAAGAGCCGATGATGAATCAAAGATAGTGAAGATGCTGTTGAGCCCATCTGAGAAGGTTGTCTCTTGTCTTCCCATAACTGGTATGGGAGGTCTAGGCAAAACAACTTTGGCTAAATCGATATACAACAATCACCAAATTGATGGGCACTTTCAGAAAAAGTTGTGGGTTTGCGTATCAAAAAAAGTTCCAGTAGTGGAACTTTTCAAACTCATACTGGTGCAATTGACGGGAGAAAAGGTTGAAGTGGATGATAGGAATGTCATCGTTGGAAAAATTCAGAATCAACTAGAGGGAAAAAGATATTTCCTTGTCCTTGATGATGTGTGGGATGATAATCAGGCATTGTGGGATGACTTTTTCACCACCTTGAAGGGGCTCAATCCAACTGATGGAAGCTGGTGTCTTGTCACTACTCGTATTGGTCAACTGGCAGATATTGTGTTGAAAGTTCTGAGGATGGATGATGAAGCCTATGCCTTAGGAAGGCTACCTGATGATCTTTGCTGGTCTATCCTAAAAGAAAAAGTAGTTGGAGGCGGAGAAGTACCTGATGAACTAAAAGCAATTAAAGAGAGAGTAATCAAAAGATGTGATGGTCTACCATTGGCAGCAAGTGTAATTGGAGGTCTGTTATCTTTAAAGAGAAAAGAGGAGTGGCGATCAATTTTGGAGAATAGGCTTTCAAGTTTGAGTGGAGATGAAGATCGTGTCATGCAAATACTTAAGTTGAGTTTCGATAATTTGCCATCTCCAAACATTAAGAAATGTTTTGCATATTGTTCTATATTTCCTAAGGATACTGAGATGGAAGGAGATATGCTAATCGAGCTTTGGATGGCAGAAGGTTTCCTCCAAGCAGACGTCAACAGCCAAATGATGATGGAGGAAAATGGAATTAATTATCTGAGAATTTTATTGCAGAGTTCATTGTTTGAAGAAATAATTGATGAGTCAGAAACATCAACATCTTATAAGATGCATGATCTGGTGCACGACCTTGCCGAGTTAATGTCAAAGTCTACCAAAGTCATTATTGATAGGGATACGAGTATAGTAGACAATGGTAATCAGATTCGTTACCTTGCAACAGACTTATTTGGTGGTGGAGAAGACAGAGAAAAACTTTTGGAGAGTCTATCAACTTCGCTTCATACATTGTTTGTAAAAGGTTACTTATCTGGTGATATGTTAATGAAGTTGAAGAACTTGTATGTTTTGAATTTGTCTCATACAAGAACTCGAGAGCTACCAGTCTCAATTGGCAAACTGATACATTTGTGGTACGTTAACCTTAAGTGGTCTGCAATCAGTATTTTGCCAGACTCCCTTTGCAAGCTTTATAATCTGCAGATATTGACGCTAAGTCACTCAAATGTTGACCGTCTTCCGGAGAGGATGTGCAATTTGATTAGTTTGAGACATCTCCACTATTACGCCTTTGATGAAGCATTTCAAATGCCGCTAGAGATGGGACGGCTGACTTGCCTTGGGACGCTAGAGTTCTTTAACGTGGGTCGAGAGAAGGGTCGGCGAATTGGAGAGCTTGGAAGCTTGAAGAACCTCAAAGGCAAATTGGAGATACGCAATCTGGAACTAGTAAAGGATAAGAAAGGAGCTGAGGAAGCAAAACTATCTGAAAAGGCAAATCTATTTAGGCTGGAACTTGAGTGGGCAGATGATCGAGAAGGCGACAATTACAACGACAAAAATGTGTTAGACAGCCTTCGACCCCACCCAAATTTGGAGGAGTTGgtaatttggaattttatggGTGATCAATTTCCTCGATGGTTAATGGATTTgccaacaacaacaacaatccCCAAGTTAGCAACAACACTCCCCAAGTTAGCGCGTTTGGAATTTAATTGCTGCAACAGATGCAGAGAACTCCATCCCCTACAAAACTTTACGTCTCTTAAAGAGCTGGAGATTTATAAGTGATGGGTTAACGAATCTGCCCGGTGACATGCTACACTCTTGTGCCTCTCTCCAGAAGCTTGAGGTGAGTGGGTGCGACAATCTTATCTCCTTTCCGCTTGATTTGCAACAAACGCCTTCTCTCTCGGAGCTGAAATTATTGGGGTGTCCCAAACTGAAAACAAGCATGACGCCCAAAGGATTTGGTTTCCTAACCAGCTTAAGGGAGCTTGAAATTGGTCCCTTCTCAGATGATGGTGATGATCatgaaaattcttcaatttacaATGAGTTTGATTGGTCTGGATTGatatcctcctcctcctcctcttcgtCATCCGCACTCCGTGAATTAGAATTATATGGGTTGTCACACATGGAGTCCCTGCCCCCTCAGATCCAATACTTGACCACTCTGATGTCACTATGGCTACACGACTTTGGAGGTATAAAAGCTCTGCCAGATTGGTTCGGAAACTTCGCTACTCTTGAAGCGCTGCGGTTAACTGGTTTCAAAGGGCTTCGACATTTACCCTCTGAGGATGCCATGAGAAGTCTCACCAAACTAAAACGTCTGCAGGTCCATGGTTCTCCTCTGTTAAAAGAAAGATGCACTCCTGGGAGCAGCGGCCTCGACTCCCAGTGGTCCAAAGTTTCTCACATTCAAGACCTAGACATAACCGATTAATAACCAACTTTCATCTTCAGATCAAATTCAATCATGTAAGATTGCCTCTTACCAACTTTCTTAGTTTGCTTTACAATCAATCTCCCCTTCTCTTCACCTCCCCCTCTGATTAACCTTCTCGTGAGAAAACCTAAAAAGTCTCCGTGGTTATTTTCACAGTTTTCTCTTCTCCCTTTTTATCGTCCTATTTATTATCTTTCAAAACTGCGGCATTAGCATTTCTTATTAGGTCCAAAATATTGGTGCTCTTCACTTACTCCTTACAACATAATAGTAATACTCTTGTAACTATCAATTAGAATGACCCCAAGCACCTGTTCTGTTTCGTGCTTTGATGTTTTACTGTATCTCTGTTTATATTCTGTTCTATGCTTTGTTTTTGTAGGATCGATAGAAGAATAGATTCACGAACAGAGGTCAAAATTTGAATCTTCTTCAGCACCATCTATATGGCTAGACCTCAATAACTTTTGGCCTGCGTTTCCTACAGATTGCTTATCAACGTTTAGAACAACTAGCAGTCTAgttttgtttattttacatGCTCTGTTTCTGTGGATTTTAAGTTATTATTGCTAAAGTCATCTCACTCTGTTTAAAATTGTGAATCTAAGGGGACTGAACGTTTACCTCGTCTCTTGATAATGAACTTGCATACTTATCTGAACTATTTGACTAGTAATTGCTCCATCGGAGTCATATATGATGGTTTTCTGGCTCACTTTTCCTTGATTTTGGCTTTTTATCCATGAAGACAATGGTCAATTGAGGAGTTTTCGCAGCTGTTGGTCatcactttcatgttttggttcaAAAATTCTGGTAATTTTAGATATGCTTCTCTTCTTTCactactcaattttgacttctAACCACTTTAATAACTAATATATTACGtatgaaacaaaagaaatcttgCCGTCACGAAGATATTTTTGAGGTAGCCAAGGAAGGGGTGTACTGTTtgagcaatgaagttgcacaaaacTTGGCGGAGTATCTTCCAACATTCAACTCTAAGCGCAATGTTTTGAAGCATTCTGGTAGTTAGTCAAATCTACCTGCTGTGACTTGCTGATCTTGATGAATCCAACTTGATAGAGGCTTTTAAGCTCTCTCTGCTTTTATGATTGTTGGTTGCTTCTTTTTTTATGGTAAGTTTCTCCTCTTGGGGCTTTAGTCACAATGACAGAAAACCTGCAATTATCTGAAAATTTCCATTAGCTTTATTCTTTGCTATTCGCCAGCTTGAGTTTGAATTTTTGTGCTTTGCAGTGATTTTAGGCCCAAAACTCAACAGGGAACCTCATCAATGACTCTTACTTACTGTCTTACTTACTGTCACATAATTTATAATGCCAATAATCTTCTTCCACTGCTTAATATTGGGTTTAATATCcaatgaattaattaaatcCTTTAAAAAATTGTCATGTTTAAGACCTTTTTCAAGCATCAGAGACTTGGTAGACTTTATGTCCAAATGCCATGATTTGAGATTTTAAGAGTCAAAGAGTTATAATTAACTCTACTAGTTGTATCTTGCTGTCTCAAAGAGTTTGCCTTCATGGCAATTCTGGAGCTCTCTGCCTTTCACGCTTGTGGGTTCTACTCATTATCATTATTGTTATagaacttcttttttttcagtGTTTTGAACCAAAACTAACATAGTTTCTATGGCACTTCTGGTACTTGTAGACTGAGCAGAAAAATTTGATATCGTCTTACTGATTTAGGTTAGAAAAGCACAACAGAAACAAATATTGATTTGGCTTTCTGAATAATTGACTAAACAAAAATGTCATGCAATGTGAAGTCCTGAACCTGAGTTTTCTGTTTTGCAGTGACTGTAGGCTTAAAGCTCAGTTGGGGAACTAAAGTACCGCCTTCACTTTTGAAAATCCTCTCTTTCCTTCAAAGTATATCAACTGATAATTGAAGCAACAACAGAGTAGGTTCTTTAACCTTTACCGCTAATAAGCCATGCACCGCTTCATATCAATTAATGGTACTAAACAATCTTTTTGGTTAATTTCTAATGTTAAATTGGTATTGCTCACGTTCTATCACATATTATTTGCTGACGCAAAGATCAAACATGGCAAATGGAGGCTTAATTCAATACCATGTTTCTGTACTAGATCAAACATGGCAAATGAATGAGATGTTCTTGGGTTAACTGAATCATGTTTTGGATGAACTAACACTGAAACAAATGCACTAATGTGGGGCAGAATTGAGCATTTAGTTTTGTTGATCGTGTATGTCAGTTACTGTCCTTTGTACGTTGTGTTTGCTAACATCAGCACACTCTCTTTAAACTCGTGATTTCACCTGTTGAAAATGCATTGGACGTTTTAGATTCGATATCTCATGCACCAATTCTAGAAACCTTTTCTACAAGACTTTAAACCAGCAATTCTCTGCTGCACGTCTTTCTCCTGCACTTAGCAAGCAGATTTTTGTGGTCTCTCCCCTAGATGAACTTAGATTAGATTTTTATAGCTGGTATTAATTAATTTTTGGTTTTCCATTTCTGTTTATACTGTCTGAGCTTGTTCACAGAAGccaaattttgtattaagttgCTTCAGTTTACTATACAAATTTTGATTGCGGTTCTTGGATGACAGAATAATTGAATATTGTCTCCAGAAAAATAGTTCAGCTGCTGGTAAAAGTTGGAGACCTAATATAAGAGGTATTCCTAGCGATTCTCAGATAAATACTTTTCTGGTGTTTATCTTGAAGCCTTTTAGGAGAAAGTAATGGCTGTGGTTCTCGAGGTGAAGGGATGACATTAATTTGAATTGAAAGGGAAATGAGAAGAGGAATGTTATTTACCTCTTGTTGGTTTGGTGCTGGAGATTGAGATTAATGTAGTAAGAGATGCTTCTTGGTAGAACGGCAAAACGTTTCTCAGTTTATCCATAGTTGGAAACTAGATCTCAGGAAAGGAATTGGAGTAGGAAAATTGGTGTACTTGGAAATCTGAAACTATGAGATGATGTCAATAGTGGGCACAGAAATGTATTCCTAGTAAACAACAACATATGATATTCAAGGTATGAACGAAGACAGTTCCAATTTCCAAGCAGTTGCTGCTTGCTTGGGGGGCTTCTCTTGAATTACCTGGAAAATCAGCTGCTATATGCAGTTTACTTTTAGGCTACTGATTTGAGGTAGATCGGAGTGGAAAGACTGCTGGCACCGTGGCTCAGTCCCTATCAAGGGACCTGCATGTCATAAGGGAGTAAAATTTAGATTACAGTAATGAAGTTGCAACTTTTTCACATCATCATTTCTGCTTTGTGGTTAATATTCCTTGTTAGGGCCAAGTTACTCATCAATATGAAATAAGCACTAggagttttgttttgttgattttatATATCTGCTTTTGTGGATGTAAGATGTGATTGCTAAAGTTATCAGCTCCCTAACTTATGTTGCTAGGGGAGTAAATAGTTGCTCCAAAGTTTAATCACCTCTTGAAGGAGCATTTATCAAGcttcttgaaccatttgatTAGTGATTTGTTCGATAATCTCGTAGATGATGGGTTTCTGTCTCACTTTTCCTTGGTTGTGATTTTCTAGCCATAAAGACTTCAGGAGTTTCCAAAGCTGTTGGCTGTTAAACTGGTTTTTGGTTCTAAGAGTCCAGTAAG encodes:
- the LOC113776939 gene encoding uncharacterized protein LOC113776939 gives rise to the protein MLHSCASLQKLEVSGCDNLISFPLDLQQTPSLSELKLLGCPKLKTSMTPKGFGFLTSLRELEIGPFSDDGDDHENSSIYNEFDWSGLISSSSSSSSSALRELELYGLSHMESLPPQIQYLTTLMSLWLHDFGGIKALPDWFGNFATLEALRLTGFKGLRHLPSEDAMRSLTKLKRLQVHGSPLLKERCTPGSSGLDSQWSKVSHIQDLDITD
- the LOC113760621 gene encoding putative disease resistance protein RGA3, with product MADAVISATIQVALETAASLATDRIGMLCGFKKDVASMTRTLSFINALLADAEERQQNQDRGVQEWLKSLEEVAYDAGNVLDELNYESLRCKVESRNQLKSKVCCFFSCSNSVGFRWRMASKVRDIKLKLNEINQEADGLGLIGRAVMTAALPAAADAGDRRNRQTDSVAVPMTGRADDESKIVKMLLSPSEKVVSCLPITGMGGLGKTTLAKSIYNNHQIDGHFQKKLWVCVSKKVPVVELFKLILVQLTGEKVEVDDRNVIVGKIQNQLEGKRYFLVLDDVWDDNQALWDDFFTTLKGLNPTDGSWCLVTTRIGQLADIVLKVLRMDDEAYALGRLPDDLCWSILKEKVVGGGEVPDELKAIKERVIKRCDGLPLAASVIGGLLSLKRKEEWRSILENRLSSLSGDEDRVMQILKLSFDNLPSPNIKKCFAYCSIFPKDTEMEGDMLIELWMAEGFLQADVNSQMMMEENGINYLRILLQSSLFEEIIDESETSTSYKMHDLVHDLAELMSKSTKVIIDRDTSIVDNGNQIRYLATDLFGGGEDREKLLESLSTSLHTLFVKGYLSGDMLMKLKNLYVLNLSHTRTRELPVSIGKLIHLWYVNLKWSAISILPDSLCKLYNLQILTLSHSNVDRLPERMCNLISLRHLHYYAFDEAFQMPLEMGRLTCLGTLEFFNVGREKGRRIGELGSLKNLKGKLEIRNLELVKDKKGAEEAKLSEKANLFRLELEWADDREGDNYNDKNVLDSLRPHPNLEELVIWNFMGDQFPRWLMDLPTTTTIPKLATTLPKLARLEFNCCNRCRELHPLQNFTSLKELEIYK